A portion of the Stella humosa genome contains these proteins:
- a CDS encoding ABC transporter ATP-binding protein/permease translates to MAKTLSAPAGEEERRLVMLRFWQAALGFWRGPSALLAWSLTIGLVLIVLGQIAIQYQITVWNREFFDALERRDGSTVWAQCLLLAGLAAAAVTLAVIGVGGRFFTHINWRRHVSNGLLDHWFWNGRYYRINLMAGDHDNPELRIADDARVATDAPVDFAVGLLSAVVGAITFITVLWRVGGGIGVSGYEIPGYLVIAAIVYSSMTTGAMLVVGRRFVTVAEHKNKVEADFRYFAVRLRENGESIALLGGEAEEREALGRRLDSIRGAWVALCGQYMRTTSISQTNTLLAPTVPLLLCAPKYLAGSMSLGDVMQAATAFMAVQAAFNWLVDNYPRLADWKASALRVGSLLRSLDVLEHAEAPGTMGQIVHTEDDGPALHLKDVSVTLDDGTGVVAETDFGIDRGERVLVVGESGSGKSTLLRAVAGLWPWGGGEVRVRKGARLFFMPQRPYLPIGSLKRITAYPQAPDAVEDDALRAALEMAELGHLVDRLHDDDDWDRILSGGEKQRIAFARMFLLRPDIIIMDEATAALDTRTQDLMLRRLIEQLPDSAVISVGHRSELEQFHDRRLTLARHPEGAKLVRDEALTRVGETAGWLARRLSDPRAKLLRRRRAAPSAS, encoded by the coding sequence ATGGCGAAGACGTTGTCGGCACCGGCAGGCGAAGAGGAACGCCGCCTGGTCATGCTCCGCTTCTGGCAGGCGGCGCTGGGCTTCTGGCGCGGCCCGAGTGCGCTGCTGGCCTGGTCGCTGACGATCGGCCTAGTCCTGATCGTGCTGGGCCAGATCGCCATCCAGTACCAGATCACCGTCTGGAATCGGGAATTCTTCGACGCCCTGGAGCGTCGCGACGGCAGCACGGTGTGGGCGCAGTGCCTGCTGCTGGCGGGCCTGGCGGCGGCGGCCGTGACCCTGGCCGTGATCGGCGTCGGCGGGCGGTTCTTCACCCACATCAACTGGCGGCGCCACGTCTCCAACGGCCTGCTCGACCACTGGTTCTGGAACGGCCGCTACTACCGCATCAACCTGATGGCGGGCGACCACGACAATCCCGAGCTGCGCATCGCCGACGATGCCCGCGTCGCCACCGACGCCCCGGTCGATTTCGCGGTCGGCCTGCTGTCGGCGGTGGTCGGCGCCATCACCTTCATCACCGTTCTGTGGCGGGTCGGCGGCGGCATCGGCGTCAGCGGCTACGAGATCCCGGGCTACCTGGTGATCGCGGCCATCGTCTATTCGTCGATGACGACGGGCGCGATGCTGGTGGTCGGCCGGCGCTTCGTCACGGTGGCCGAGCACAAGAACAAGGTCGAGGCCGATTTCCGCTACTTCGCCGTGCGCCTGCGCGAGAACGGCGAAAGCATTGCGCTGCTGGGCGGCGAGGCCGAGGAGCGCGAGGCCCTGGGCCGCCGCCTCGACAGCATCCGCGGCGCCTGGGTGGCCCTTTGCGGCCAGTACATGCGCACGACCTCCATCTCGCAGACCAACACACTCCTGGCGCCGACCGTGCCGCTGCTGCTGTGCGCGCCCAAGTACCTGGCCGGCAGCATGTCGCTGGGTGACGTGATGCAGGCGGCGACCGCCTTCATGGCGGTGCAGGCCGCCTTCAACTGGCTGGTCGACAACTATCCGCGCCTGGCCGACTGGAAGGCATCGGCGCTGCGCGTCGGCTCGCTGCTGCGCTCGCTCGACGTGCTGGAGCATGCGGAGGCGCCGGGCACGATGGGCCAGATCGTCCATACCGAGGATGACGGCCCGGCCCTGCACCTGAAGGACGTCTCGGTCACCCTCGACGACGGCACCGGGGTCGTGGCCGAGACCGATTTCGGCATCGACCGCGGCGAGCGGGTGCTGGTCGTCGGCGAATCCGGCAGCGGCAAGAGCACGCTGCTGCGGGCCGTCGCCGGGCTGTGGCCCTGGGGCGGAGGCGAGGTCCGGGTGCGCAAGGGTGCCCGCCTCTTCTTCATGCCCCAGCGTCCCTATCTGCCCATCGGTTCGCTGAAGCGCATCACCGCCTATCCCCAGGCGCCGGACGCCGTCGAGGACGACGCGCTGCGGGCGGCGCTGGAGATGGCCGAGCTGGGCCATCTCGTCGACCGCTTGCATGACGACGACGATTGGGATCGCATCCTGTCCGGCGGCGAGAAGCAGCGCATCGCGTTCGCCCGCATGTTCCTGCTGCGCCCTGACATCATCATCATGGACGAGGCGACCGCGGCCCTCGACACCCGCACCCAGGACCTGATGCTGCGCCGGCTGATCGAGCAACTGCCCGACAGCGCGGTCATCAGCGTCGGTCATCGCAGCGAGCTGGAACAGTTCCACGACCGCCGCCTGACCCTGGCCCGCCATCCCGAGGGCGCCAAGCTGGTGCGCGACGAGGCGCTGACGCGGGTGGGCGAAACAGCCGGTTGGCTGGCGCGGCGCCTGTCCGACCCCCGCGCGAAACTGTTGCGTCGGCGCCGCGCGGCCCCGTCCGCAAGCTGA
- a CDS encoding asparaginase gives MNEAPLSAVAAATALNPVLVEVTRGTVVESRHRGSIAVVDAAGRVLHQAGDVAQAVYPRSAIKPLQALLLVESGAADRFGLGDKELALACASHRGESVHTEAVAAWLGRVGLSPGDLECGAHLPYDPKTMEALLRADGQATTLHNNCSGKHSGFVTTALHMGLPLKGYIRPEHPLQQKLYQTIEEMGGESLADTGRGADGCGIPVFGVPLRALARAFARLDDTTGLAPERAAAAARILKAMAAEPVMVSGHGNFVTRVMEVAGDTVRLKSGAEGVYCALLVGRGIGITVKIDDGTGRAAEVAMAAALQRLGAFSPAQEAALSAFLEVPIRNVAGRDVGVVRSAGQPF, from the coding sequence ATGAACGAAGCTCCCCTGTCCGCCGTCGCCGCCGCGACCGCCCTCAATCCCGTGCTGGTGGAAGTGACCCGCGGCACCGTCGTCGAAAGCCGCCATCGCGGCTCCATCGCCGTCGTCGATGCCGCCGGCCGGGTCCTGCACCAGGCGGGCGACGTGGCCCAGGCGGTCTACCCGCGGTCGGCCATCAAGCCGTTGCAGGCGCTGCTGCTGGTGGAATCGGGCGCGGCCGACCGCTTCGGCCTGGGCGACAAGGAACTGGCGCTGGCCTGCGCCTCCCATCGCGGCGAGAGCGTGCATACCGAGGCCGTGGCCGCCTGGCTCGGCCGCGTCGGCCTGTCGCCGGGCGATCTCGAATGCGGCGCCCACCTGCCCTACGACCCCAAGACCATGGAAGCGCTGCTGCGCGCGGATGGCCAGGCGACGACCCTGCACAACAATTGCTCGGGCAAGCATTCGGGCTTCGTCACCACGGCCCTGCACATGGGCCTGCCGCTGAAGGGCTACATCCGGCCCGAGCATCCCTTGCAGCAGAAGCTCTACCAGACGATCGAGGAGATGGGCGGGGAGTCGCTGGCCGACACCGGCCGCGGCGCCGACGGCTGCGGCATTCCGGTCTTCGGCGTGCCCCTGCGCGCGCTGGCGCGGGCCTTCGCCCGGCTCGACGACACGACCGGCCTGGCGCCCGAACGGGCGGCGGCGGCGGCCCGCATCCTGAAGGCGATGGCGGCCGAGCCGGTGATGGTCAGCGGCCACGGCAACTTCGTCACCCGGGTGATGGAGGTGGCGGGCGACACGGTGCGGCTGAAGAGTGGCGCCGAGGGCGTCTATTGCGCCCTGCTGGTCGGGCGCGGCATCGGCATCACGGTCAAGATCGACGACGGCACCGGCCGTGCGGCCGAGGTGGCGATGGCGGCCGCCCTGCAACGGCTGGGCGCCTTCTCGCCGGCCCAGGAAGCGGCCCTCTCGGCCTTCCTGGAAGTGCCGATCCGCAACGTGGCCGGCCGGGACGTGGGCGTCGTCCGCTCCGCCGGCCAGCCCTTCTGA
- a CDS encoding NADPH:quinone oxidoreductase family protein, translating to MRAVRCHAYGDLANLSVDEVPVPDPGPGQVRVAVHAVGINFADGLMVLGQYQEKPPLPFVPGLEAAGIVEACGEGVTRVRPGDRVAALVDTGAYAEYLVAPEDRLFPVPDGMDLVTAASFPVVYGTSHVALDRRARLQPGETLLVHGAAGGVGLTAVEIGRAMGATVIASASSPEKLAVAALHGAGHLIDYSHEDLRARVREITDGRGADVIYDPVGGDVFDTSLRCIAWEGRLIVIGFASGRIPQAPANILLVKNISVIGLFWGAYRQRDPQVVRDSLDTLFGWYGEGKLKPHISHRLDLAEAAAGIGLLRDRQSTGKVVLTTGRTE from the coding sequence ATGCGCGCCGTCCGCTGCCACGCCTATGGCGATCTCGCCAACCTGTCGGTCGACGAGGTCCCGGTACCCGATCCCGGGCCGGGCCAGGTCCGCGTCGCGGTCCACGCCGTCGGCATCAACTTCGCCGATGGGCTGATGGTACTGGGCCAGTACCAGGAGAAGCCGCCGCTGCCGTTCGTCCCCGGCCTGGAAGCGGCCGGCATCGTCGAGGCGTGCGGCGAGGGCGTGACCCGGGTGCGCCCGGGCGACCGGGTGGCGGCTCTGGTCGATACCGGCGCCTATGCCGAATATCTGGTGGCGCCCGAGGATCGCCTGTTCCCCGTGCCGGACGGCATGGACCTGGTGACGGCGGCCTCCTTCCCGGTCGTCTACGGCACCTCGCATGTGGCGCTCGACCGGCGGGCCCGGCTGCAGCCGGGTGAGACGCTGCTGGTCCATGGGGCCGCCGGCGGCGTCGGCCTGACGGCGGTCGAGATCGGCCGGGCCATGGGGGCGACGGTGATCGCCTCGGCGTCCAGCCCCGAGAAGCTGGCGGTGGCCGCCCTGCACGGGGCCGGGCACCTGATCGACTACAGCCACGAGGACCTGCGGGCACGCGTGCGCGAAATCACCGACGGCCGCGGCGCCGACGTGATCTACGATCCGGTCGGCGGCGATGTGTTCGACACCTCGCTGCGCTGCATCGCCTGGGAAGGGCGGCTGATCGTCATCGGCTTCGCTTCCGGCCGCATTCCCCAGGCCCCGGCCAACATCCTGTTGGTGAAGAACATCTCGGTCATTGGCCTCTTCTGGGGGGCCTATCGCCAGCGTGACCCGCAGGTCGTGCGCGACAGCCTGGACACCCTCTTCGGCTGGTATGGCGAAGGCAAGTTGAAGCCGCACATCTCGCACCGTCTCGACTTGGCCGAGGCTGCGGCCGGCATCGGCCTGCTGCGCGACCGGCAGTCGACCGGCAAGGTCGTGCTGACGACCGGTCGCACGGAATAA
- a CDS encoding DUF1127 domain-containing protein, with protein sequence MASPSLSPARGPGLAPSVGTLAIRPGNLLTRLFAGLVDWNDRYRQRVHLAQMDDRMLRDLGLTRSQALGEHDKPFWRG encoded by the coding sequence ATGGCTTCCCCTTCCCTGAGCCCGGCTCGCGGTCCTGGCCTCGCGCCGTCCGTCGGCACCCTGGCCATCCGTCCGGGGAACCTGCTGACCCGGCTGTTCGCCGGCCTCGTCGACTGGAACGACCGCTATCGCCAGCGTGTCCATCTGGCGCAGATGGACGACCGCATGCTGCGCGACCTCGGCCTGACCCGGTCGCAGGCCCTGGGCGAGCACGACAAGCCCTTCTGGCGCGGCTGA
- a CDS encoding transcriptional regulator GcvA has protein sequence MRRELPPLNALRAFEAAGRLLSFTRAADELAVTQAAVSHQIKSLEEWLGVLLFHRMPRRLALTDAGRELLVSIRDAFDRIEGSVARARRDDGGGPLTVTVVPSFAAKWLVPRLGRFQAEHPDIEVRIAADTRLSSFDDGVDVAIRAGRGHWPGLVCERLMSEALYPVCSPRLLAGALPLCEPQDLRHHTLLHDDFEHDWRMWLHAAGVDGVDWRRGPRFSDSSMVVQAAVEGQGIALARSALAQEDLKAGRLVRPFRIDIASDLAYYIVCPAAHTGRAKVRAFRDWLMREAAAA, from the coding sequence ATGCGCCGGGAACTGCCACCGCTGAATGCGCTCCGGGCCTTCGAGGCGGCGGGCCGCCTGCTCAGCTTCACGCGGGCCGCCGACGAACTGGCCGTGACCCAGGCCGCCGTCAGCCACCAGATCAAGAGCCTGGAGGAATGGCTGGGGGTGCTGCTGTTCCACCGCATGCCGCGCCGTCTGGCCCTGACCGATGCGGGGCGCGAGCTGCTGGTTTCCATCCGCGATGCCTTCGATCGCATCGAGGGATCGGTCGCCCGCGCCAGGCGCGACGATGGCGGCGGGCCGTTGACGGTGACGGTCGTGCCGTCCTTTGCCGCCAAGTGGCTGGTGCCGCGGCTTGGCCGCTTCCAGGCGGAGCATCCCGACATCGAGGTGCGAATCGCTGCCGACACCCGCCTGTCGAGTTTCGACGACGGGGTCGACGTGGCGATCCGGGCCGGCCGCGGCCATTGGCCGGGGCTGGTGTGCGAGCGGCTGATGAGCGAGGCGCTCTATCCCGTGTGCAGCCCGCGGCTACTGGCCGGGGCGCTGCCCCTGTGCGAGCCCCAGGACCTGCGCCACCACACCCTGCTGCATGACGATTTCGAGCATGACTGGCGGATGTGGCTGCATGCCGCCGGCGTCGACGGGGTCGACTGGCGGCGCGGCCCGCGCTTCAGCGATTCCAGCATGGTGGTGCAGGCGGCGGTGGAAGGGCAGGGGATCGCCCTGGCGCGCAGCGCGTTGGCCCAGGAGGACCTGAAGGCGGGGCGGCTGGTGCGGCCGTTCCGAATCGATATCGCGAGCGATCTTGCCTACTACATCGTCTGCCCGGCGGCGCACACGGGCCGAGCAAAAGTGCGGGCCTTCCGCGACTGGTTGATGCGCGAGGCGGCCGCGGCCTAA
- a CDS encoding solute carrier family 23 protein produces MDRKSQLLVYGREDRLPPHRLAALAFQHLILLLMFLVYPVMVGRGLGLSDQAELPFLTMAILAIGLGTVVQSLPAPWGSGHLHVHQPSPIFLPLALQTLPFGGLAALAPLVVVAGVTQLALARSLRWLRRAFPPEVIGIVVILLGLSLVPGALERCLEEDGRGEAGIGPMVAGVTLAIIVGTAIYGRGPWRLFSLMIGTGAGIGLSIAFGLFSPGDLRRLADTPVFALPRIAFDGWIFNWNLLPLVLLIACVHTLDAMGAHVSAQKLADADWQRTDTATAERAIRAVGGGNILAGLLGGYPAGLSSSSVGLSFTSGAVAWRIGVLTGLLGMACAFIPKIAMFLAILPEPVVGAIVLNAAAFMIAAGMELVFSRMLNTRRIFMVGLSIIAGMAALLRPELALSAPDWLKPVMGSPLFVGSLVAVGLNLLFRIGISEQERLDLTAEDPLPIRLRDFFERKGQQWGLRRTLVDHAQLGTMQAVETLFESGILAAPGVQVSLRYDDLHLDVVIAYAGEPLPIGAPRPTPDELMEDDAALLKMTAHIVAGLADGCRLRTDGTGNRLELRFES; encoded by the coding sequence ATGGACCGTAAATCCCAACTGCTGGTCTACGGTCGTGAGGACCGTCTGCCGCCGCATCGCCTTGCCGCCTTGGCATTTCAGCACCTGATCCTGCTCCTGATGTTCCTGGTCTACCCGGTCATGGTGGGCCGGGGCCTTGGCCTGTCCGACCAGGCCGAGCTGCCGTTCCTGACCATGGCCATCCTGGCGATCGGGCTCGGCACCGTCGTCCAGTCGCTGCCCGCACCCTGGGGCAGCGGCCATCTGCACGTGCACCAGCCCTCGCCCATCTTCCTGCCGCTGGCCTTGCAGACGTTGCCGTTCGGCGGGCTGGCGGCACTGGCCCCGCTCGTCGTCGTCGCCGGGGTGACGCAACTGGCGCTGGCGCGCAGCCTGCGCTGGCTTCGCCGTGCCTTCCCGCCGGAGGTGATCGGCATCGTCGTCATCCTGCTCGGCCTGTCGCTGGTGCCGGGGGCGCTCGAGCGGTGCCTGGAAGAGGACGGGCGCGGCGAGGCCGGCATCGGCCCGATGGTGGCCGGGGTGACGCTGGCCATCATCGTCGGCACGGCGATCTATGGCCGCGGTCCCTGGCGCCTGTTCAGCCTGATGATCGGCACGGGTGCCGGCATCGGCCTGTCGATCGCGTTCGGCCTGTTCTCGCCGGGCGACCTGCGGCGTCTGGCGGATACGCCGGTGTTCGCCCTGCCGCGGATTGCCTTCGATGGCTGGATCTTCAACTGGAACCTGCTGCCGCTGGTGCTGCTGATCGCCTGCGTGCACACGCTGGATGCGATGGGGGCCCATGTCAGCGCCCAGAAGCTGGCCGACGCCGACTGGCAGCGCACCGATACCGCGACGGCCGAGCGCGCGATCCGCGCCGTGGGCGGCGGCAATATCCTGGCCGGGCTGCTGGGCGGCTATCCCGCGGGCCTGTCTTCGTCCAGCGTCGGGCTCTCCTTCACCAGCGGGGCGGTGGCGTGGCGCATCGGCGTGCTGACCGGCCTTCTTGGCATGGCCTGCGCCTTCATTCCCAAGATCGCGATGTTCCTGGCGATCCTGCCCGAGCCGGTGGTGGGGGCCATCGTCCTGAACGCGGCCGCCTTCATGATCGCGGCGGGGATGGAGCTGGTCTTCTCGCGCATGCTCAACACCCGGCGGATCTTCATGGTCGGCCTGTCGATCATCGCCGGCATGGCGGCCCTGCTGCGACCGGAACTGGCCCTGTCGGCGCCGGACTGGCTGAAGCCGGTCATGGGCTCGCCGCTGTTCGTGGGCTCGCTGGTCGCGGTCGGGCTGAACCTGCTGTTCCGCATCGGCATCTCGGAGCAGGAGCGGCTGGACCTGACGGCGGAAGACCCGCTGCCGATCCGCCTGCGCGACTTCTTCGAGCGCAAGGGCCAGCAATGGGGCCTGCGCCGGACGCTGGTAGACCATGCCCAACTCGGCACCATGCAGGCGGTCGAGACGCTGTTCGAATCGGGAATACTGGCAGCACCCGGGGTCCAGGTGTCCCTGCGCTACGACGACCTGCACCTGGATGTCGTCATTGCCTATGCGGGCGAGCCGCTGCCGATCGGCGCCCCCCGGCCGACGCCGGACGAACTGATGGAAGACGATGCCGCCCTGCTGAAGATGACCGCCCACATCGTGGCCGGCCTGGCGGACGGCTGCCGGCTCCGCACCGACGGAACCGGCAACCGGCTGGAACTGCGCTTCGAGTCCTGA